In Paenibacillus xylanilyticus, the genomic window ATAGAAGTGCTCTCCATCAGTGGCTCGATGCTCGCCAGGACGAACCGTGAGAGGGAAATGACCATCTGGTTGGCCCAGCGGGACCAGTCCATCGTAGGCATTGGAACGGTTGGCTTCGACATCGATGAGATGCCTTGGTCTATAGATACCTTTGAAGAGGAAAAAGATTTTGTGCTCCGTATGATTATATATGCTATTGCTGGAGCGGGGTGGGAGAGGTTAAGTTATAAACCGCGAGAAGAGTCGCTCATACCCTGCTTGGAGCAATTACAGATCATGATTCATACGTTTACTAAAGGAGATGTTACTCTGGACAATTATCTGGAGTGGTCCGAGATTGAAGAGGATGACGATCAACCGACAATCCCGCCAGGTTACCCGAAATGTGCTAAACATGAAGTGTACTTGTCTTGCCATGGCTGCGTTTTATGTAATAATGGAAGTTAGAGACCTTCTGCCAGTGGAAGAATGAGTAATGAAGAAGAATACAAAGAACAGGCCAAGAGATTCAAAACAAGCTTCGCAATTAACATCAGTTATCTCGTCAATAAGAAGTACATAATGTTTGGGAGGAATGGATTTGAAAGCATTGTCGATCATTGGGATCGTGTTGTTCACATTAACGTTTTTTGCGATATTCAGTTTAGGGCCAGAAGATCCAGATAATGCTGCATTTTTGGCGCTGTTAACCATGTTGTATGCAATCCCTTTTTCAATTGTTGTTTTGGTTAGAGCTAATAAGTTAAAAAAGCCGCCCGTTAATGTTCATGAACAACTTTTGCAGTTAGGTGAGCTGAAGGAAAAAAACATCATTACTGACTATGAATTTGATCAAAAGAAACATAAACTGCTCTCTAAGTACAAGTAATCCAGAAAATCAGATGGTTTAGAGCTTGGCCAACCGATAAGAGAAGACAGATATACACCAAACAAAAACAGGGCATTCCCTTGAGGGAATGCCCTGTTTTTGTTTTACCGCTATACGTTGCACCATTCTCAATGGTGATGATGTGCGTGCGCATCAGGTGCGTCGCCCTTAACCGTACATAATACTGAACTGTCGTGAAGGTGGTTCTCGGACTCTACCTGCAAGGTGACATGCTTGATATCTTTGTGCTCCAGCATATGTTCGATCTTCTGCACAAGCGTCTCAGCTTCATAGATGGTCAATGTTCCATCGACCACAATATGAGCGGTCAGTGCATTCAGGTTACTAGTAATGGACCATACATGAACATCGTGAACGCCATGGACACCGTCTACTTTTTTAATTGTTTGCACGAGGTCATTAACATCCACATTCGCCGGGGTGCCTTCCATCAAAATATGCAGGGAAGACTTCGTTACGAAGAATCCGCTTCGCAAAACCAGCACGGCTACGATTACACTTGCGAGTGGATCTGCCCAGCCCCAGCCGAAGAACATCATCAGCAGTGCTGCCGCAATGGCCCCAATGGAACCCAGCATATCGCTGATGACATGCAGGTAGGCACCTCGCATATTGAGGTTATTCTCCGTGTCGCTGCCGCGCATCATAATCCAAGCAACGAGAATGTTCACGAGCAACCCAACGATGCTGATGATCAGCATGCCGAACGTGGCTACTTCCGGTGGATGGATGAAGCGGCCGATTGCTTCGTAAAAGATGTATAGGGAGATGGCGATTAAGGTGACTCCGTTTAAGGTAGCAGCCAAAATCTCAAATCGTCTATATCCGTAGGTTTTGCCAGTATTCACTGCCTTTTCCCCAAAGGTAAACGCCAGTAAAGCAATTCCCAGAGCGACTGCGTCTGACAGCATATGTCCTGCATCGGAGATGAGGGCCAGACTGTTGGTCACAAAGCCGCCTACAGCTTCTACGATCATATAGAGCGTAATGATAATGAAGGAAAACAGCAGTACTTTCTTGTTATTGGGATGTGCATGTTGGTGTCCATGGTCGTGATTGTGGTGATGTCCGGACATACGAGATCCTCTCCTTTGGAGCATGGCTCCGTTATGTAATAATGATAATTGCTATTGTGACTTAGGATATCCCTTGCATGAATCTAATTAATCAAATGAATATATGAGCGAACGTTCATATGTTATGGTTTTATTATAGATGTGCCTAATAATAGTGTCAACCAGATTCAACAAAATATAAACACGAAAAGCATTGCTTCCAGTGGTGTGCTGGCGAACGACTTGGCTTTTGTGCTACCATCTGTGCAGGATCCATGTGCGGAAGTACTCGTAACAAAATTCAAACCAATAAATATGATCATTATTCATTCAACTTAGAAACAGAGGGGCGGACAAACGATATGAAACACCTGCTTCTGGCGGACGATGACGCCAACATTAGGGCACTCCTTCGGCATGTCATGACCAAAGAGGGGTATCAGGTGCATGAAGCACAGGATGGGATGGAAGCGGTCAAGCTAATCAAAGAAACACCGATTGATCTGGCGATCCTGGACGTGATGATGCCAGGCATGGACGGACTGGAGCTATGCGATTTCATCCGGCAGCAGTATGACATACCGATTGTGCTGCTAACGGCAAGGGACCAGCTATCCGACAAGAGGGAGGGCTATCTGAAAGGCACGGATGAATACGTGACGAAGCCGTTTGAACCCGAAGAGTTGATTTACAGGGTCAAGGCACTGTTTCGCCGTTATCACCGCACCTCAAGTGATATCATTCGCATGAATCGCATCATAATTGACCGGAATAACGTGGAGGTATCTGATGGTCAATCCATTTTGTTTTTGCCCATGAAGGAGTTCGAGCTTCTTTCCCAGCTGGCACAATATCCAGGTCGTTTATTCTCGCGAGATGAATTAATTAGACTTGTCTGGGGCGCAGATTACGAAGGAGATGACCGTACGGTGGATGTGCACATCAAGCGGTTACGCGATCGGTTTGCTGATTATACAGATGACTTTGTCATTCATACGGTACGGGGGATCGGTTACAAGATGGAGGTGAAAACCCGTTGAGGACCTTGTATGTTCGAGTCTTCCTCATTACAATCGCTGTCATTGTGGTCAGCGGCATGCTCGGTTTTCTTTTATCCAATATCTATTATCATGCGAAGCTTAAGTCCTTCAATGACGAGAAGCTGGTCGGCATCGCCATGGAAATGAAGCAGTTTGTGGAGCGGGAGCCAGACATGATGCAGCCGTATCTGGACAATGCCGCAGCTCTCGGTTACGAGATCTATGTGACAGATGGCAAGGGGAATGATGAATTCTACGGTAGCGAGTTCCGCGAAAAGGATCTGGACAAGCGAGCTGTAGATAGGGTTCTTGACGGTGAGGTCTACCATGGTGTTGCCCAGTTTCCAAGCAAACCCTTCATCACGGGTTTCTTTGACAATCAGCTAAGCAATACCGTTGGTGTTCCACTTCAGATCGGAAATACAAGCTATGGCCTGTTTATGCGTCCGGACGTCATTTTGCAGTTTGGCGAACTGCGTATCTTTTTTGCGCTGATTGGGGCACTTACAGTAGGGATTAGCATTTTGATCTTTCTCATCAGTACGCGCTACTTGGTCAATCCAATTGAACGTCTGTCGGAGGCGACCAAGCGTATTGTACAGGGGAGCTATAATCTGAAATTGCCCACGAAGAGGCGGGATGAGATTGGCCAACTGGCTCAGCACTTTATGACGATGAGTCGTGAGCTGGAGCGGGTAGATCAGGCTCGTCAACAGTTTGTATCGAACGTTTCGCATGAGATTCAATCCCCACTAACCTCGATTCAGGGTTTTGCCCAACTGCTCTCCAATCGGGATCTTCCTGAACAGGAGAGGGAGCACTATGCATCCATTATTGAAGAAGAGAGCCGCCATCTCTCGTTGCTCAGCAAACAGCTGCTTCTGCTGTCATCCCTCGAACAAGGCCAAGAGGATCTGACGAAAGAAGAATTCTCTCTGCGCGATCAATTCCGTCAAGCCGTTCAGGTGCTGCAATGGCAGCTGGAAGATAAGGAACTGCTGCTCCGGATATCGGTACCCGAATCCATCCAGCTGGTTGGTAATGAAGTACTGCTCATGCAGGTATGGATGAATCTGCTGGGCAATGCAGTGAATCATCTTCCGCAAGGAAGAAGCATCGAGATCCGAGCAGAGCAGACCGATACCCACTGTGTAATCCAAATTCGGGATACAGGGGACGGGATTGCGGCAGAGCATCTGCCATTCCTGTTCGATCGTTTCTATAGGGTGGACCGTGCTCGGGAGCGTTCTTCCGGTCGGACCGGGCTTGGGCTTGCCATTGTGCAGAAAATTGTCCGGATTCATGACGGTACAATTGAAGTCTCCAGTTCGTCCGAAGGTACAACCTTCACTGTGACTCTTCCGCAGATGTAATCTGTTATTCATTTGCCGTTCATTTTCACCTCCTATACTTGGTTTATCAAGAGGAGGTCAGAGATATGTACTTGGCTATTAGAGAGATGAGGTTTGCCAAAGGGCGGTATGCGTTAATTGCTACCATTATGGTACTGGTTTCATTTTTGGTACTGTTTGTTACAGGTCTTGCGCAGGGGCTGGCGTATGACAACGCCGCGTCGATCAAAAATATGGCAGCAACCCATTTCGTTCTCGAACAGGATTCTAATCATCGTTTTACCCGTTCGCAGGTGAATCAGGATCAGCTTGAACAGTCGCGCTCGGTGGTAGGGCAAGATAACGCAGAGCCGCTGGGTGTGAAAATGACAACCGTTAGCCCGGCTGACGACACCAAGAAAATAGATGTCACTCTGTTTATGGTGAACCCGGAAGGCTGGCTTGCACCAACCGTCACTGAAGGAGTTCCGATTGCGGAGCAGAAGGACAGACAAGTTGTAGTGGATCAAAAGCTGTCAGAGTCCGGCGTGACCATTGGAACGGTTCTGGTGGATCAAGCGTCGGGGATGGAGTGGACAGTCGGTGGATTTGTGCAAAATGAGTCCTTTAGCCACTCGCCGGTCGTGTTTCTGAATGAACAGGAATGGCTTGCATTGAAAGGAAGTTCGCGTACCAGTCCAGATACAGCGGGCAACAATGCTTCGTCATACAATGCCATTGCCATTAAGGATGCTGGTGAGAAGGTTGACAGCCTGAGTGCTGCACTGCCGAATGCGGAAGTGATTACGAAGTCCGAGGCGGTATCGGCCATTCCTGGCTATAAGGAAGAGCAGGGCTCGCTGCTCATGATGATCGCCTTTTTGTTTGTCATCTCGGCGTTTGTACTCGCGGTATTTTTCTACGTCATCACCATTCAGAAAACGAGTCAATTTGGCATTTTGAAAGCCATCGGAACGCGCAATGCGTATCTGGCCGGCAGTGTGTCATTACAAGTATTACTTCTGTCCGTCGGCAGTTTGGTGATCAGTGTTCTGCTTGTCCGACTGTTTGAGTCCATCCTGCCAGCTTCGATGCCGTTTCAATTAGGCATGTCCACCCTGGCAC contains:
- a CDS encoding SHOCT domain-containing protein, with the protein product MKALSIIGIVLFTLTFFAIFSLGPEDPDNAAFLALLTMLYAIPFSIVVLVRANKLKKPPVNVHEQLLQLGELKEKNIITDYEFDQKKHKLLSKYK
- a CDS encoding cation diffusion facilitator family transporter; the encoded protein is MSGHHHNHDHGHQHAHPNNKKVLLFSFIIITLYMIVEAVGGFVTNSLALISDAGHMLSDAVALGIALLAFTFGEKAVNTGKTYGYRRFEILAATLNGVTLIAISLYIFYEAIGRFIHPPEVATFGMLIISIVGLLVNILVAWIMMRGSDTENNLNMRGAYLHVISDMLGSIGAIAAALLMMFFGWGWADPLASVIVAVLVLRSGFFVTKSSLHILMEGTPANVDVNDLVQTIKKVDGVHGVHDVHVWSITSNLNALTAHIVVDGTLTIYEAETLVQKIEHMLEHKDIKHVTLQVESENHLHDSSVLCTVKGDAPDAHAHHHH
- a CDS encoding response regulator transcription factor; its protein translation is MKHLLLADDDANIRALLRHVMTKEGYQVHEAQDGMEAVKLIKETPIDLAILDVMMPGMDGLELCDFIRQQYDIPIVLLTARDQLSDKREGYLKGTDEYVTKPFEPEELIYRVKALFRRYHRTSSDIIRMNRIIIDRNNVEVSDGQSILFLPMKEFELLSQLAQYPGRLFSRDELIRLVWGADYEGDDRTVDVHIKRLRDRFADYTDDFVIHTVRGIGYKMEVKTR
- a CDS encoding sensor histidine kinase, producing the protein MRTLYVRVFLITIAVIVVSGMLGFLLSNIYYHAKLKSFNDEKLVGIAMEMKQFVEREPDMMQPYLDNAAALGYEIYVTDGKGNDEFYGSEFREKDLDKRAVDRVLDGEVYHGVAQFPSKPFITGFFDNQLSNTVGVPLQIGNTSYGLFMRPDVILQFGELRIFFALIGALTVGISILIFLISTRYLVNPIERLSEATKRIVQGSYNLKLPTKRRDEIGQLAQHFMTMSRELERVDQARQQFVSNVSHEIQSPLTSIQGFAQLLSNRDLPEQEREHYASIIEEESRHLSLLSKQLLLLSSLEQGQEDLTKEEFSLRDQFRQAVQVLQWQLEDKELLLRISVPESIQLVGNEVLLMQVWMNLLGNAVNHLPQGRSIEIRAEQTDTHCVIQIRDTGDGIAAEHLPFLFDRFYRVDRARERSSGRTGLGLAIVQKIVRIHDGTIEVSSSSEGTTFTVTLPQM
- a CDS encoding ABC transporter permease, whose translation is MYLAIREMRFAKGRYALIATIMVLVSFLVLFVTGLAQGLAYDNAASIKNMAATHFVLEQDSNHRFTRSQVNQDQLEQSRSVVGQDNAEPLGVKMTTVSPADDTKKIDVTLFMVNPEGWLAPTVTEGVPIAEQKDRQVVVDQKLSESGVTIGTVLVDQASGMEWTVGGFVQNESFSHSPVVFLNEQEWLALKGSSRTSPDTAGNNASSYNAIAIKDAGEKVDSLSAALPNAEVITKSEAVSAIPGYKEEQGSLLMMIAFLFVISAFVLAVFFYVITIQKTSQFGILKAIGTRNAYLAGSVSLQVLLLSVGSLVISVLLVRLFESILPASMPFQLGMSTLALTCILFVIMSMAGSLFSVWKVTKIDALDAIGRTAA